One Helianthus annuus cultivar XRQ/B chromosome 7, HanXRQr2.0-SUNRISE, whole genome shotgun sequence genomic region harbors:
- the LOC110868188 gene encoding non-symbiotic hemoglobin 2 encodes MGFSEKQEELVKESWEIMKEDIPALSIHFFTQILEIAPAAKGLFSFLKDTDEIPQNNPKLKAHAVKVFKMTCESAIQLREKGEVVVNDSTLKYLGSVHLQKGVVGPHFEVVKEGLLRTVEKGVGEKWSEEMKGAWAEAYDQLAAALQAEMNKEAAEINNNKETAEKDVAAEIHS; translated from the exons ATGGGTTTCAGTGAGAAGCAAGAAGAACTAGTGAAGGAGTCATGGGAGATAATGAAGGAAGACATTCCTGCCCTCAGCATCCATTTCTTTACACA GATACTGGAGATAGCACCTGCTGCAAAGGGATTGTTTTCTTTTCTGAAAGACACAGATGAAATTCCCCAAAATAACCCCAAGCTCAAGGCCCATGCTgtcaaagttttcaagatg ACATGTGAGTCAGCAATTCAACTGAGGGAGAAAGGAGAAGTTGTGGTTAATGATTCTACACTCAAATATTTGGGATCTGTTCATCTTCAAAAAGGAGTTGTTGGTCCTCACTTTGAG GTGGTGAAGGAGGGATTGCTAAGGACAGTAGAGAAGGGAGTTGGAGAAAAATGGAGTGAAGAAATGAAGGGTGCTTGGGCTGAAGCTTATGATCAGTTGGCTGCTGCTCTTCAAGCTGAAATGAACAAAGAGGCTGCAGAAATCAACAACAACAAAGAGACTGCTGAAAAAGATGTTGCTGCAGAAATTCACTCTTAA